A single window of Nicotiana sylvestris chromosome 5, ASM39365v2, whole genome shotgun sequence DNA harbors:
- the LOC104237761 gene encoding WRKY transcription factor 22-like, whose translation MEADWDLHAVVRGCATAAATNTTTSSSSSSSSTITTISNSTNVHQVDNFICFQDSFEPKFDTTNVVQELHNLYEPFVIGELQDLSIHQTLKQQQKLHNHQLITGLIQPKHFTTSKSSASRRISHAQMSPRIQKRKNKLKKVCQVPAEAMSSDKWAWRKYGQKPIKGSPYPRGYYKCSSSKGCLARKQVDRNRSDPNMFNITYTSEHNHPMPTHRSSLAGIARQKPVNSKASSAGDTNKPTTSSPACLSPVPENQECSKEDKEDSFN comes from the exons ATGGAAGCAGATTGGGACCTACACGCGGTGGTCAGAGGCTGCGCCACCGCCGCTGCAACCAacaccaccacctcctcctcctcaagCAGCAGTAGCACAATTACTACTATTTCTAACTCTACAAATGTTCATCAAGTTGACAACTTTATCTGTTTTCAAGATTCATTTGAGCCAAAATTTGATACCACAAATGTTGTTCAAGAATTGCATAATCTTTACGAGCCTTTTGTTATTGGAGAATTGCAAGATCTATCAATCCATCAAACACTAAAACAGCAGCAAAAACTACACAATCATCAGCTTATTACAGGACTAATTCAGCCTAAGCATTTCACAACTAGTAAATCTAGTGCCTCTCGTCGTATTTCACATGCTCAGATGAGTCCAAGAATCCAAAAAAG GAAGAACAAGCTGAAGAAGGTATGCCAAGTACCTGCTGAGGCTATGTCGTCAGACAAATGGGCTTGGAGAAAATATGGGCAAAAACCCATCAAAGGTTCCCCATACCCTAG GGGATATTACAAATGTAGCAGCTCAAAGGGTTGTTTGGCCCGAAAACAAGTGGATCGAAATAGATCCGACCCTAACATGTTCAATATCACCTACACTTCAGAACACAACCACCCTATGCCTACTCACCGGAGTTCCCTCGCCGGAATCGCCCGTCAGAAACCGGTGAACTCAAAAGCCAGCTCTGCAGGTGACACTAACAAACCCACCACCTCATCACCGGCGTGCCTCTCTCCGGTACCGGAAAATCAAGAATGCAGTAAAGAAGACAAAGAAGATAGTTTTAATTAG
- the LOC104237762 gene encoding delta(8)-fatty-acid desaturase-like produces MSDEKKYITAEELKKHNKQDDLWISIQGKVYNVTDWVKEHPGGDIPIRSLAGQEATDAFIAFHPGTAWKYLDKFFTGYYLQDYQVSEVSKDYRKLCSEFAKAGMFEKKGHGVIYSLCFVTLLLTMSFSGVLLSNNFWIHMFSGALLGLSWMQISYLGHDSGHYLIMTTRGFNKLAQILTGNCLTGISIAWWKWTHNAHHVACNSLDHDPDLQHLPVFAVSSTFFKSLNSYFYGRELTFDSAAKFFVSYQHFTYYPIMCVARVNLFVQTLLLLFSKRKVPDRGLNILGILVFWTWFPLLVSTLPNWTERVLFVLISFCVTSLQHIQFTLNHFAADVYVGQPEGNDWFEKQTSGTIDIACSSWMDWFYGGLQFQLEHHLFPRLPRCHLRKVSPIVQDLCKKHKLPYRSLSFYEANVWTIRTLKTAAMQARGLLWEAVNTHG; encoded by the exons ATGAGTGATGAAAAGAAGTACATTACGGCTGAGGAGTTAAAGAAACATAATAAGCAAGATGATTTGTGGATTTCAATTCAAGGGAAAGTTTATAATGTGACAGATTGGGTGAAAGAACATCCTGGTGGTGATATTCCTATTCGTAGTTTGGCTGGACAAGAAGCAACTGATGCATTCATTGCTTTTCATCCAG GTACTGCTTGGAAATATCTTGACAAATTCTTTACTGGATATTATCTTCAAGATTACCAAGTTTCAGAGGTGTCTAAAGATTACAGGAAACTCTGTTCTGAATTTGCAAAAGCTGGAATGTTTGAAAAGAAAGGACATGGGGTGATTTACTCCTTATGTTTTGTGACATTGTTACTAACAATGAGTTTCTCTGGTGTTCTTTTGAGTAACAATTTCTGGATTCACATGTTTTCTGGTGCACTATTGGGACTTTCTTGGATGCAAATCTCTTACTTAGGTCATGATTCTGGGCATTACTTAATCATGACAACTCGCGGATTCAACAAATTAGCACAGATTCTTACTGGCAACTGTCTCACTGGAATTAGCATTGCTTGGTGGAAATGGACTCATAACGCGCACCATGTCGCGTGCAATAGTCTTGATCATGACCCTGATCTTCAACATTTGCCAGTTTTCGCTGTCTCTTCAACGTTTTTCAAATCGTTGAATTCTTACTTTTATGGAAGAGAACTCACATTTGATTCCGCGGCTAAATTTTTCGTGAGTTACCAACATTTTACATACTACCCTATCATGTGTGTAGCAAGAGTGAATCTATTTGTCCAAACATTATTACTATTGTTCTCAAAGAGGAAAGTGCCAGATAGAGGTTTAAACATATTGGGAATTCTTGTTTTTTGGACTTGGTTTCCTCTTCTTGTTAGCACATTGCCTAATTGGACAGAAAGGGTGTTATTTGTGCTAATAAGTTTCTGTGTAACATCACTACAACACATTCAATTCACACTTAACCATTTTGCTGCTGATGTTTATGTTGGACAACCAGAAGGGAATGATTGGTTTGAGAAACAAACAAGTGGAACGATCGATATCGCGTGTTCTTCTTGGATGGATTGGTTCTATGGAGGATTGCAATTTCAACTTGAACATCATTTGTTTCCAAGATTGCCTAGATGTCATTTAAGGAAAGTGTCTCCAATTGTTCAAGATTTATGCAAAAAACATAAGTTGCCATATAGGAGTTTGTCATTTTATGAGGCTAATGTTTGGACAATAAGGACTCTTAAAACAGCAGCAATGCAGGCTAGAGGTCTGCTTTGGGAAGCTGTTAATACTCATGGCTAA
- the LOC104237763 gene encoding uncharacterized protein has protein sequence MATLLPSPDISSFSAGRRQSSIYSGINLRNVRKLAIPNGGNGVVNAPLKVSTMSSTKLDEEEEQKRNYYLNTGYAIRILREEFPALFYKELNFDIYRDDIVFKDPLNTFTGIENYKLIFWALRFHGRMFFRALWMDIVSVWQPVEGMIMVRWTVHGIPRVPWESRGRFDGTSEYKLDKDGKIYEHRVHNIALNGPPKFHVLAVQELIGYIGCPSTPKPTFFEISFHPLDNIMPVEKFAEFRLHLGSILASVKRDEEEE, from the exons ATGGCGACTCTCTTACCGTCGCCGGACATTTCCTCGTTCTCCGCCGGTCGCCGTCAGTCCAGTATATATTCCGGCATAAACCTTAGAAATGTAAGGAAACTCGCTATTCCAAACGGCGGAAACGGTGTCGTTAATGCGCCGTTGAAGGTTAGTACGATGTCGTCTACGAAACTGGATGAGGAGGAAGAGCAGAAGCGGAATTACTATCTGAATACGGGTTACGCTATTCGGATTCTCAGAGAAGAGTTTCCTGCGCTTTTTTATAAAGAGCTAAACTTTGATATCTACAG GGATGATATAGTGTTCAAAGATCCCCTCAACACTTTTACTGGCATTGAGAACTATAAATTGATCTTTTGGGCTTTACGATTCCATGGCAGGATGTTCTTTAGGGCTTTGTGGATGGATATTGTTAGTGTATGGCAGCCTGTAGAAGGCATGATAATGGTTCGATGGACTGTTCATGGCATTCCCCGTGTTCCATGGGAGAGTCGTGGTCGATTTGATGGCACTTCAGAGTATAAACTAGACAAAGATGGGAAGATTTATGAGCACCGTGTTCACAACATTGCGCTGAATGGACCCCCAAAATTCCATGTACTCGCTGTGCAGGAATTAATTGGATATATCGGCTGTCCCTCCACACCAAAGCCGACTTTCTTTGAGATCTCGTTCCATCCCCTGGATAACATTATGCCAGTGGAGAAATTTGCCGAGTTCAGACTTCACCTTGGTTCAATTTTAGCCTCCGTTAAAAGAGATGAGGAGGAAGAATAA
- the LOC104236390 gene encoding basic endochitinase, whose translation MNIKVSLLFILPIFLLLLTSKVKAGDIVVYWGQDVGEGKLIDTCNSGLYNIVNIAFLSSFGNFQTPKLNLAGHCEPSSGGCQQLTKSIRHCQSIGIKIMLSIGGGTPTYTLSSVDDARQVADYLWNNFLGGQSSFRPLGDAVLDGIDFDIELGQPHYIALARRLSEHGQQGKKLYLTAAPQCPFPDKLLNGALQTGLFDYVWVQFYNNPECEFMSNSENFKRRWNQWTSIPAKKLYIGLPAAKTAAGNGYIPKQVLMSQVLPFLKGSSKYGGVMLWNRKFDVQCGYSSAIRGAV comes from the exons ATGAACATTAAGGTATCATTACTTTTCATTCTACCAATATTCTTGCTTCTCCTAACCAGCAAAGTAAAAGCTGGAGATATTGTAGTCTATTGGGGCCAAGATGTAGGAGAAGGTAAATTGATTGACACATGCAACTCTGGTCTCTACAATATTGTCAACATTGCCTTTTTATCTTCTTTTGGCAATTTCCAAACTCCTAAACTTAACTTAGCTGGCCATTGTGAACCATCTTCTGGTGGTTGCCAACAGTTGACAAAAAGCATCAGACATTGTCAAAGCATAGGCATTAAAATCATGCTCTCCATTGGAGGTGGAACTCCTACCTACACATTATCCTCAGTTGATGATGCCAGACAAGTTGCTGATTACCTGTGGAACAATTTTCTCGGCGGCCAATCATCTTTTAGGCCACTTGGAGATGCTGTATTAGATGGCATAGATTTTGATATTGAACTTGGCCAACCACATTATATTGCACTTGCCAGGAGACTTTCAGAACATGGCCAACAAG GTAAAAAATTATACTTAACTGCAGCACCACAATGTCCTTTTCCTGATAAACTTCTTAATGGTGCATTGCAAACTGGTTTATTTGACTATGTTTGGGTCCAATTTTACAACAATCCCGAGTGCGAGTTCATGAGCAATTCAGAAAATTTCAAGAGGAGGTGGAATCAGTGGACATCAATCCCTGCAAAGAAGTTGTATATTGGACTTCCAGCAGCCAAGACAGCCGCGGGTAATGGCTATATTCCAAAGCAAGTGCTAATGTCACAAGTTTTACCATTTCTAAAGGGGTCTTCAAAATATGGAGGTGTCATGCTTTGGAATAGAAAATTTGATGTCCAATGTGGCTATAGCTCTGCTATCAGGGGTGCTGTTTAA